One stretch of Oncorhynchus clarkii lewisi isolate Uvic-CL-2024 chromosome 3, UVic_Ocla_1.0, whole genome shotgun sequence DNA includes these proteins:
- the LOC139386148 gene encoding probable serine/threonine-protein kinase kinX: MEGEVVVEKVVEVEEVVEGEVVVEVVVEVVEMEGVEKVVQEVVEVVEEVEEEVVVEEVVEGEVVVEVVEKVVEVEDMVLEVEEEVVLEEVVEGEVVVVDVVEKVVEKVVEVEEVVVVVEVEEVVEGVVVEVEVEVKVEEEVVVLEGVVVLEEVVVEVEVVEDVVEEGMVEEVVVLEEVVVEGEVVVEEVVGKVVVEKVVEEVVEKEVVVEVALVVEEVVVVVVVVVEEVVVEEVVVLEESVVEVVEVEKEVVEGVVVEVEEVVVEEVVVEEEVVVEEVVVEVVVEDGMVEEVVVLEEVVVLEEVVVEEGMVEEVVVLEEVVVLEEVVVEEGMVEEVVVLEEVVEVEEVVEVEEVVEVVVEEVVLEVVVEVE; the protein is encoded by the exons atggagggagaagTGGTGGTGGAGaaagtggtggaggtggaggaagtggtggagggagaagtggtggtggaggtggtggtggaggtggtggagatggagggggtggagaaAGTGGTgcaggaggtggtggaggtagtggaggaggtggaggaggaggtagtggtggaagaggtggtggagggagaagtggtggtggaggtggtggagaaagtggtggaggtggaggatatG gtgttggaggtggaggaggaggtagtgttggaagaggtggtggagggagaagtggtggtggtggacgtGGTGGAGAAAGTGGTTGAGaaagtggtggaggtggaggaggtggtggtggtggtggaggtggaggaggtggtggagggagtG gtAGTGGAGGTGGAAGTGGAGGTaaaagtggaggaggaggtggtggtgttagagggagtggtggtgttagaggaagtggtggtggaggtggaggtggtggaggatgtggtggaggaggggatggTGGAGGAAGTAGTGGTGTTAGAGgaagtggtggtggag GGGGAAGTGGTGGTGGAGGAAGTGGTGGGGAAGGTAGTGGTTGagaaggtggtggaggaggtggtggagaag gaagtggtggtggaggtggcgttggtggtggaggaagtggtggtggtggtggtggtggtggtggaggaagtGGTGGTGGAGGAAGTGGTGGTGTTAGAGGAATCGGTGGTGGAGGTGGTTgaggtggagaaagaggtggtggagggagtggtggtggaggtggaggaagtGGTGGTAGAGgaagtggtggtggaggaggaggtggtggtagaagaagtggtggtggaggtggtggtggaggatggGATGGTGGAGGAAGTAGTGGTGTTAGAGGAAGTGGTGGTGTTAGAGgaagtggtggtggaggaggggatggTGGAGGAAGTAGTGGTGTTAGAGGAAGTGGTGGTGTTAGAGgaagtggtggtggaggaggggatggTGGAGGAAGTAGTGGTgttagaggaggtggtggaggtggaggaagtggtggaggtagaggaagtggtggaggtggtggtggaggaagtGGTGCTGgaagtggtggtggaggtggagtag